In the genome of Perca fluviatilis chromosome 4, GENO_Pfluv_1.0, whole genome shotgun sequence, one region contains:
- the LOC120556995 gene encoding retinoic acid receptor gamma-A-like, with protein sequence MVPSSPSPPPPPRIYKPCFVCQDKSSGYHYGVSSCEGCKGFFRRSIQKNMVYTCHRDKNCQINKVTRNRCQYCRLQKCFEVGMSKEAVRNDRNKKKKDVKEEVVLPENYELSGELEELVNKVSKAHKETFPSLCQLGKYTTNSSADHRVQLDLGLWDKFSELSTKCIIKIVEFAKRLPGFTTLTIADQITLLKSACLDILMLRICTRYTPEQDTMTFSDGLTLNRTQMHNAGFGPLTDLVFSFAGQLLPLEMDDTETGLLSAICLICGDRMDLEEPQKVDKLQEPLLEALKIYTRRRRPNKPHMFPRMLMKVTDLRGISTKGAERAVTLKTEIPGPMPPLIREMLENPEAFEDSSDSGDSTAAAPPAIQAVKQEEKATDESTVEEGEEEEEEEEEDDYWDEEKERGADSDGEPAGEAAAGVQKKGVTGKTQ encoded by the exons ATGGTGCCCagctctccttctcctcctcctcctcctcgcatCTACAAGCCATGCTTTGTGTGCCAGGACAAGTCATCTGGTTATCACTATGGAGTAAGCTCCTGTGAGGGCTGCAAG GGTTTCTTTCGGCGCAGTATCCAAAAGAACATGGTGTATACCTGCCATCGAGACAAGAACTGTCAGATCAACAAAGTGACCCGCAACCGATGCCAGTACTGTCGGCTGCAGAAGTGCTTTGAGGTTGGCATGTCCAAAGAAG CGGTGCGTAATGACAGgaacaaaaagaagaaggatGTAAAGGAGGAGGTGGTGCTGCCAGAGAACTATGAGCTGAGTGGAGAACTGGAGGAGCTGGTCAACAAAGTCAGCAAAGCTCACAAAGAGACCTTTCCATCTCTGTGCCAACTAGGAAAATACACTACA aatTCAAGCGCTGACCACAGAGTACAGCTGGACTTGGGCCTGTGGGATAAGTTCAGTGAGCTGTCCACTAAGTGCATTATAAAGATTGTGGAGTTTGCCAAGCGGCTACCAGGCTTCACTACGCTCACCATCGCTGACCAGATCACCCTCCTCAAATCTGCATGTCTGGACATCCTG ATGCTGAGGATATGCACTCGCTACACCCCGGAACAGGACACAATGACCTTTTCAGATGGCCTGACTCTCAACAGGACCCAGATGCATAATGCTGGCTTTGGTCCGCTCACAGACCTGGTGTTTAGCTTTGCTGGTCAGCTGCTGCCTTTGGAGATGGACGACACAGAGACGGGACTACTCAGTGCCATCTGCCTCATCTGCGGAG ACCGTATGGATCTGGAGGAGCCACAGAAGGTAGACAAGCTGCAGGAGCCGCTGCTAGAGGCTCTGAAGATCTACACCCGCCGCAGACGCCCAAACAAGCCTCACATGTTTCCCCGCATGCTGATGAAAGTCACAGACCTCAGAGGAATCAGCACCAAAG GTGCAGAAAGAGCCGTCACACTAAAGACAGAGATCCCAGGCCCCATGCCTCCACTGATCAGGGAGATGCTGGAGAACCCAGAGGCCTTCGAGGACAGCAGTGACTCAGGGGACAGCACTGCAGCCGCTCCCCCTGCCATTCAAGCCGTCAAACAAGAGGAGAAGGCTACGGATGAgtcaaccgttgaggagggagaggaggaggaagaggaggaggaagaggacgacTACTGGGATGAGGAGAAGGAGCGAGGGGCGGACAGTGACGGGGAGCCGGCAGGGGAGGCGGCAGCGGGCGTGCAAAAGAAAGGTGTGACTGGGAAAACGCAGTGA